One window of the Desulfobotulus mexicanus genome contains the following:
- a CDS encoding glycosyltransferase family 4 protein, with protein MKIVQVLVSSGFGGAERLFVDLCNGMARRGHNVLAICPDRFQGLSLLDTKADIIIENVDSRWDRNLFAENKIRRAVKAFNADVVHTHLARTASLTGAALKNASLPVIANMHNYVKLKYYKNIKHFVPGTEHQASYFNSMGVAKQNITVIPHFSNIRKTSPVSHDFSQRKLVAFGRFVHKKGFDLLVRAVALLGQQGFDLELLLGGDGPERERLRQLVHDLSIEDRVHFSGWVEDVEFFLQKAPFFILPSRDEPFGIVVLEAMASGNCIIATRTHGPNEVLQDGNAFLCEVDDVEDMAKAIFSAMHNPEVAKHCSLNAEKKFHERYAPDVILGEYEKLFQQLITT; from the coding sequence CAGAGCGTCTTTTTGTAGATCTCTGTAATGGTATGGCTAGGCGGGGGCATAATGTTTTGGCTATATGTCCTGACAGGTTTCAGGGCTTGTCTCTTTTGGATACAAAAGCTGATATTATAATAGAAAATGTTGATAGCCGATGGGACAGGAATTTATTTGCAGAAAATAAAATTCGAAGAGCTGTCAAAGCTTTTAACGCAGATGTAGTCCATACTCACCTTGCACGCACAGCATCACTAACAGGGGCTGCATTAAAAAATGCCTCCTTGCCTGTTATTGCGAACATGCATAATTATGTGAAGCTAAAATATTATAAGAATATTAAACATTTCGTTCCTGGCACAGAGCACCAGGCTTCCTATTTTAATAGTATGGGAGTGGCAAAACAAAATATTACAGTAATTCCTCACTTTAGCAATATAAGGAAGACATCTCCAGTAAGTCATGATTTCTCTCAGCGAAAACTGGTAGCATTTGGGCGGTTTGTTCATAAAAAAGGTTTTGATCTTCTTGTCAGGGCTGTAGCATTGTTAGGTCAGCAAGGATTTGATCTTGAGCTTTTGCTTGGAGGAGATGGTCCTGAGCGGGAAAGACTAAGGCAACTTGTCCATGATCTTTCCATTGAAGATCGGGTACACTTTTCCGGATGGGTTGAAGATGTGGAGTTTTTTTTACAAAAAGCTCCTTTTTTTATTCTGCCTTCCCGTGATGAACCTTTTGGTATTGTGGTACTTGAAGCCATGGCAAGTGGTAACTGTATTATTGCAACACGAACCCATGGTCCCAATGAAGTGCTTCAGGATGGAAATGCTTTTTTATGTGAAGTTGATGATGTTGAAGATATGGCGAAGGCCATTTTTTCCGCAATGCATAATCCGGAAGTGGCAAAGCATTGTTCTTTGAATGCAGAGAAAAAATTTCATGAAAGATATGCACCGGATGTGATTTTGGGAGAGTATGAAAAATTGTTTCAGCAATTGATAACTACCTGA